Proteins from one Candidatus Methylomirabilota bacterium genomic window:
- the glnE gene encoding bifunctional [glutamate--ammonia ligase]-adenylyl-L-tyrosine phosphorylase/[glutamate--ammonia-ligase] adenylyltransferase, with product DGGQPRAVDLHGPRTLPVGGRPGADGGQPRAVDLLAAAPDDRRAIQYLKRAGFAEPAAALRNLHALTPTPREAALLAPALPGLLAALADAPDPDMALNNLERLAAQGEHVAFLRLITSHPGAIHLLARLGGTSQFLADTLRRYPTLLPWLLEPRTMRQWLVDELAADLAASLRVVDRPESRMNALRRFKYRQLLRIGSRDILGDADLTVTTEELSHLADVCLAAAWDWTRARLETLYGPPIGPDGEPTGLAVIGMGKLGGEELNYSSDIDPIFVYGEDGETAGGEAGRVANGEFFAQGVRGIVEALESVTEEGHVFRVDLRLRPEGRSGALILSIAGYRAYFADRAALWERQALIKARAAAGDPAVAARFFEAVRAFVYRPGLDPAIVGEVRGMKTQIDRSLRGKDAEHRNVKLGRGGIREVEFLVQALQLLYGGDDPWLRERNSLRAIFRLTERGYLPPALGRELGDALVYLRTVEHRLQLVNEFQIHTLPEERRALGLLARRMGIARPPAAAAREFLARHRRITTLVHRAFRDFFAAAPAAAAPPVRIPTYTALKATGFTDPDRARQNLRLVLEGRPLIPYPAAAGRAIARLFPVLLDALWQSPDPDEALAQLERFVAAAGPRTAYLELLADRPDLLTNLVRLCARGELLTELLMAQPELLNGLASPETFAAHRSKREFRADLAAVLAPRLDPAERKDRLRRLKQAEELAITWRMLLGVTDAERFSREMTALAEAALAVAWTLALEETVEHFGVPRDPAGRLVPAAIIGLGKFGGRELTTGSDLDLFVIYGGAGVTDGAEAVEAHVFYDRTVESLTGWLGDITAAGIVFPVDLRLRPGSKGSGFASSDEALERYYREWADPWERQTLTRARLVGGDPALGRSVRRRIRGLLYGPDAPPPDLREMRMLRDRMERELGKETPGRLHVKFGRGGLVDVEFTTQALQLRHGARHPAIRRASTLPAIRAMGAAGLLPAADADTLAAQYRFLRRVSLGLRLFGTRPSDTLEVAGPNPARLAKTLDYPSRKDFLEDYRRRTTWVRALFDRVVIPI from the coding sequence GATGGCGGACAACCGCGGGCCGTCGACCTGCATGGCCCCCGCACTCTCCCGGTCGGCGGTCGGCCGGGTGCGGATGGCGGACAACCGCGAGCCGTCGACCTGCTCGCGGCGGCGCCGGACGATCGGCGCGCGATCCAGTACCTGAAGCGGGCCGGGTTCGCGGAGCCGGCGGCCGCGCTGCGCAACCTGCACGCGCTCACGCCGACGCCGCGGGAGGCCGCGCTGCTCGCCCCCGCGCTGCCGGGGCTGCTCGCCGCGCTCGCCGACGCCCCCGATCCGGACATGGCGCTGAACAACCTCGAGCGCCTGGCCGCGCAGGGGGAGCACGTCGCGTTCCTCCGGCTCATCACCAGCCATCCCGGCGCCATCCATCTGCTCGCCCGGCTGGGAGGTACCAGCCAGTTCCTCGCCGACACGCTGCGGCGATATCCGACCCTGCTGCCCTGGCTGCTCGAGCCGCGGACGATGCGACAGTGGCTGGTCGACGAGCTCGCGGCGGATCTGGCCGCGAGCCTGCGGGTCGTCGATCGGCCCGAGTCCAGGATGAACGCGCTGCGGCGCTTCAAGTATCGCCAGCTGCTGCGGATCGGCAGCCGCGATATCCTGGGCGACGCCGATCTCACCGTCACCACCGAGGAGCTGTCGCACCTGGCCGACGTGTGCCTCGCCGCGGCCTGGGACTGGACGCGCGCGCGGCTCGAGACGCTCTACGGTCCGCCCATCGGCCCCGACGGCGAGCCCACCGGCCTCGCGGTGATCGGGATGGGCAAGCTGGGTGGCGAGGAGCTCAACTACTCCTCGGACATCGATCCGATCTTCGTCTACGGCGAGGACGGTGAGACCGCGGGGGGCGAGGCGGGACGCGTCGCCAACGGCGAGTTCTTCGCCCAGGGCGTGCGCGGCATCGTGGAGGCCCTCGAGTCGGTGACCGAGGAGGGCCACGTCTTCCGCGTCGACCTGCGCCTGCGGCCGGAGGGCCGCTCGGGCGCCCTGATCCTGTCCATCGCCGGCTACCGCGCGTACTTCGCCGATCGCGCCGCGCTCTGGGAGCGCCAGGCCCTCATCAAGGCGCGCGCGGCCGCGGGCGATCCCGCGGTGGCCGCCCGCTTCTTCGAGGCGGTCCGCGCGTTCGTGTACCGTCCGGGACTCGATCCCGCGATCGTGGGCGAGGTGCGCGGGATGAAGACGCAGATCGACCGCTCGCTGCGCGGCAAGGACGCCGAGCACCGCAACGTCAAGCTCGGCCGCGGCGGCATCCGCGAAGTGGAGTTCCTGGTGCAGGCACTGCAGCTGCTCTACGGCGGCGACGATCCGTGGCTGCGCGAGCGCAACAGCCTGCGCGCGATCTTCCGCTTGACCGAGCGCGGCTATCTGCCGCCCGCGCTCGGGCGCGAGCTGGGCGACGCGCTGGTGTACCTGCGCACCGTCGAGCACCGGCTGCAGCTCGTCAACGAGTTCCAGATCCACACGCTGCCCGAGGAGCGGCGCGCGCTCGGCCTGCTCGCCCGGCGCATGGGCATCGCGCGGCCACCCGCCGCGGCGGCCCGCGAGTTCCTGGCGCGTCACCGCCGCATCACCACGCTGGTGCACCGCGCGTTCCGTGACTTCTTCGCGGCGGCGCCCGCCGCGGCGGCCCCGCCGGTGCGCATCCCGACCTACACCGCGCTCAAGGCCACCGGCTTCACGGATCCCGACCGCGCGCGCCAGAACCTCCGGCTCGTCCTGGAAGGTCGTCCCCTCATTCCGTATCCGGCCGCGGCGGGCCGCGCGATCGCCCGCCTCTTTCCGGTGCTGCTCGACGCGCTCTGGCAGAGCCCCGATCCCGACGAGGCCCTCGCCCAGCTCGAGCGGTTCGTCGCGGCCGCCGGCCCGCGGACCGCCTATCTGGAGCTGCTGGCCGACCGGCCGGACCTGCTCACCAACCTGGTGCGGCTCTGCGCGCGCGGCGAGCTGCTCACCGAGCTCTTGATGGCCCAGCCGGAGCTGCTCAACGGGCTCGCGAGCCCGGAGACCTTCGCGGCGCATCGGAGCAAGCGCGAGTTCCGCGCCGATCTGGCCGCGGTGCTGGCGCCCCGGCTCGATCCGGCGGAGCGCAAGGACCGGCTGCGGCGGCTCAAGCAGGCCGAGGAGCTGGCGATCACGTGGCGCATGCTACTCGGGGTGACCGACGCCGAGCGCTTCTCGCGGGAGATGACCGCGCTGGCCGAGGCCGCGCTCGCGGTGGCCTGGACGCTCGCGCTCGAGGAGACCGTCGAGCATTTCGGCGTCCCGCGCGATCCGGCGGGCCGGCTGGTCCCCGCCGCCATCATCGGACTCGGCAAGTTCGGCGGCCGCGAGCTGACCACCGGCTCCGACCTGGACCTGTTCGTGATCTACGGCGGAGCCGGCGTCACCGACGGCGCCGAGGCGGTGGAGGCCCACGTCTTCTACGACCGCACCGTCGAGTCGCTCACCGGCTGGCTCGGCGACATCACCGCGGCGGGCATCGTCTTTCCGGTGGACCTGCGCTTGCGCCCGGGCTCCAAGGGCAGCGGCTTCGCCTCCAGCGACGAGGCGCTCGAGCGCTACTACCGCGAATGGGCGGATCCCTGGGAGCGCCAGACGCTGACCCGCGCCCGGCTGGTGGGCGGCGACCCCGCGCTCGGCCGGTCGGTGCGCCGTCGGATCCGCGGACTGCTCTACGGCCCCGACGCGCCGCCGCCGGACCTGAGGGAGATGCGCATGCTCCGCGACCGCATGGAGCGGGAGCTGGGCAAGGAGACGCCCGGGCGCTTGCATGTCAAATTCGGGCGCGGCGGGCTGGTGGACGTGGAGTTCACCACCCAGGCGCTGCAGCTGCGGCACGGGGCCCGGCATCCGGCGATCCGTCGCGCCAGCACGCTGCCCGCGATACGGGCGATGGGGGCGGCCGGGCTGCTGCCGGCCGCCGACGCCGACACGCTGGCCGCTCAGTACCGGTTCCTGCGGCGCGTCTCCCTCGGACTGCGCCTCTTCGGCACGCGGCCGTCGGACACCCTCGAGGTGGCGGGTCCGAACCCGGCCCGGCTGGCCAAGACGCTGGACTACCCGTCGCGGAAGGACTTTCTCGAGGACTACCGGCGCCGCACCACCTGGGTGCGCGCGCTGTTCGACCGCGTCGTCATCCCGATCTGA
- the murA gene encoding UDP-N-acetylglucosamine 1-carboxyvinyltransferase, translating into MTGDRFLVEGGHPLRGTVTPAGNKNEALPVLAACLLVKGEVVVDNVPRIRDVAALLEGLRHLGVEVALDDRGTARLDATHLKGHDPDPTVMSRLRGSVLLAPGLLARTGRAVLPPPGGDRIGRRRLDTHLLALTGLGARVEPGPALHLTLDGRFQGAEIFLDEASVTATENAVMAAALGDGTTRILNAASEPHVQGLCHFLNGLGARIGGIGTNQLTIDGVRDLGPGRHRLGPDHIEIGSFVALAAMTGGHLKIRDVVPDDLRMIRLAYQRLGVETTLEGTTLVVPGPQQLRIAVEADGAIPKVDDAPWPGFPADLTSLALVLATQSHGTVLIHEKLFESRLFFVDSLIAMGARIVLCDPHRAVVVGPSELRAAPIVSPDIRAGMALIGAALCARGTSVIMNAHQVDRGYERIDERLLALGARITRDAGA; encoded by the coding sequence GTGACTGGAGATCGATTCCTGGTGGAAGGCGGCCATCCGCTCCGCGGGACGGTGACGCCGGCCGGCAACAAGAACGAGGCCCTGCCCGTGCTCGCGGCCTGCCTGCTCGTGAAGGGGGAGGTGGTCGTCGACAACGTGCCGCGCATCCGGGACGTGGCCGCGCTGCTGGAAGGGCTGCGCCACCTGGGGGTGGAGGTCGCGCTCGACGACCGGGGCACCGCGCGGCTGGACGCGACCCATCTGAAGGGCCACGATCCCGACCCGACGGTGATGTCGCGCCTGCGCGGCTCGGTGCTGCTGGCGCCGGGACTCCTCGCCCGCACCGGCCGCGCGGTGCTGCCGCCGCCGGGCGGTGATCGGATCGGCCGGCGGCGGCTCGACACCCATCTCCTCGCGCTGACCGGCCTCGGCGCGCGGGTCGAGCCGGGCCCGGCGCTCCACCTGACCCTCGACGGCCGCTTCCAGGGCGCCGAGATCTTCCTCGACGAGGCGAGCGTGACCGCCACCGAGAACGCGGTGATGGCCGCCGCGCTGGGCGACGGCACCACCCGCATCCTGAACGCGGCCAGCGAGCCGCACGTCCAGGGATTGTGCCACTTCCTCAACGGCCTGGGCGCGCGCATCGGCGGCATCGGCACGAACCAGCTCACGATCGACGGCGTGCGCGACCTCGGGCCCGGCCGCCATCGCCTCGGCCCGGATCACATCGAGATCGGGTCCTTCGTGGCCCTGGCCGCCATGACCGGCGGACACCTGAAGATCCGCGACGTGGTGCCCGACGATCTGCGAATGATCCGACTCGCCTACCAGCGCCTGGGCGTCGAGACGACGCTCGAGGGCACCACCCTGGTGGTGCCCGGCCCGCAGCAGCTGCGCATCGCCGTCGAGGCCGACGGGGCCATCCCCAAGGTGGACGACGCGCCGTGGCCCGGGTTCCCGGCCGATCTCACCTCCCTCGCGCTGGTGCTGGCCACCCAGAGCCACGGCACCGTGCTGATCCACGAGAAGCTCTTCGAGAGCCGCCTGTTCTTCGTGGACAGCCTGATCGCGATGGGGGCGCGGATCGTGCTCTGCGATCCACATCGGGCGGTGGTGGTAGGACCCAGCGAGCTGCGGGCCGCGCCGATCGTGTCGCCCGACATCCGGGCCGGGATGGCCCTGATCGGAGCCGCGCTCTGCGCGCGCGGAACCTCGGTGATCATGAACGCACACCAGGTGGACCGCGGCTACGAGCGGATCGACGAGCGCCTCCTCGCGCTGGGCGCGCGCATCACCCGCGACGCGGGGGCCTGA